DNA sequence from the Prochlorococcus marinus XMU1411 genome:
GTAAATAATTCTTTTAGCCATGTTTAGGCAGTAATTTAATAATAAGTTTTAATAATTTTTGAAACAAATATTTTAGCCTACAACAGCTAAAATATCTTTTTCAGAGAGCAAGACATATTCATCTCCTCCCAATTTAATGTCTGTTCCAGCATATTTGCTGTACAAGACTTTATCGCCAATACTCACTTCTGGAGTTTGTCGAGAACCATCGTCATTGAGTTTCCCAGGACCTACCTGAGCAACTTCTCCCACCTGTGGTTTTTCTTTAGCTGAATCAGGCAAAAGAATGCCTCCAGCAGTTTTTTCCTCAGATGCGGAAACTTTAATAAAAATTCTATCTCCCAGTGGTTTTACTGTAGAGACTGTAAGTGAAACAGCTGCCATAGATTAATGGAGGATCATGAATGGGACGCTTTGCGCCATAAAAAGGATAGAGAAAATTCTCGATCCGTATCATCAACAACATAATCGGCGAAGCGGTAATAAAACCATACTTCAACTGTGCGGTTGGCCGAACCCATTTAACGAATTTACCCATGAGATGGTAGTATTTTCGGAATAAAAGCTGTTTAAAATCAGCCATTCATCACCAAATTAATAAAAAATGGTAGCAACTCCATCAACTTCTTCACAAACAAAAGGCGTAGTGCGTCAAGTAATTGGACCAGTTTTAGATGTAGAATTCCCAGCCGGAAAATTACCTAAGATACTAAATGCTTTGAGAATTGAAGCAAAAAATCCTGCTGGCCAAGAAATTGCCCTAACTGCAGAGGTTCAACAGCTTCTTGGTGACCACAGAGTCAGAGCAGTAGCAATGAGCGGCACAGACGGCCTTGTAAGAGGCATGGAGGCAATTGACACAGGTGCTCCAATATCTGTCCCTGTAGGAGAAGCAACTTTAGGAAGAATATTTAATGTTTTAGGAGAGCCAGTAGATGAACAAGGTCCAGTAAAAACAAATGATACTTCTCCAATTCATAGAGCCGCTCCTAAATTAACTGATTTAGAGACTAAGCCAAAAGTTTTTGAAACTGGAATAAAAGTTATCGACCTTTTAGCTCCATATAGACAGGGAGGAAAAGTCGGTTTATTTGGGGGAGCAGGTGTTGGAAAGACTGTTCTAATTCAAGAATTAATCAACAATATCGCTAAGGAACATGGTGGGGTTTCAGTTTTTGGGGGTGTCGGAGAAAGAACAAGAGAAGGAAACGATTTATATGAAGAATTTAAAGAATCAGGGGTCATTAATGCAGATGACTTAACTCAA
Encoded proteins:
- the groES gene encoding co-chaperone GroES, producing MAAVSLTVSTVKPLGDRIFIKVSASEEKTAGGILLPDSAKEKPQVGEVAQVGPGKLNDDGSRQTPEVSIGDKVLYSKYAGTDIKLGGDEYVLLSEKDILAVVG